One Phycisphaerae bacterium genomic window carries:
- a CDS encoding sigma-70 family RNA polymerase sigma factor — MTALPGEITTVLRRVAEGDREAVERLLPLVYDELRMLANDRLRADARHTLQPTALVNEAWLRLARKSPPQWENRRHFFCAAAAVMRCILVDYARGRRRIKRGSGQKPLPLEDQLVVYENSAHDLLALNDALQKLEQIAPRQVQIIELRFFAGLSEAETAQLLEVSERTVRGDWRLARAWLLREMDAG; from the coding sequence ATGACTGCGTTGCCCGGCGAGATCACGACCGTCCTGCGGCGCGTCGCCGAGGGCGACCGCGAAGCCGTGGAGCGCCTCCTGCCGCTCGTCTACGACGAGCTGCGCATGCTGGCAAACGACCGCCTGCGCGCCGACGCGCGGCACACCCTGCAGCCGACCGCCCTCGTTAACGAAGCGTGGCTGCGCCTCGCACGGAAATCCCCGCCACAGTGGGAGAACCGGCGGCACTTCTTCTGCGCCGCCGCCGCGGTCATGCGCTGCATCCTCGTCGATTACGCGCGCGGGCGCCGGCGAATCAAACGCGGTAGCGGCCAGAAACCGTTGCCGCTCGAGGATCAACTTGTCGTGTATGAGAACAGCGCCCACGACCTGCTCGCGCTTAACGACGCGCTGCAGAAGCTCGAGCAGATCGCGCCGCGCCAGGTGCAGATCATCGAGCTACGGTTCTTCGCCGGGCTGTCCGAAGCGGAAACCGCGCAGCTCCTGGAGGTCTCCGAGCGCACGGTCCGCGGGGACTGGCGCCTCGCACGGGCGTGGCTGCTGCGCGAGATGGACGCGGGCTGA
- a CDS encoding helix-turn-helix domain-containing protein, with the protein MNVIGLMLGFLRAVLLARAALVAENLALRRQLAVFQVSMKRAKLRKCDRLFWVWLSRLWSGWRSCLMIVKPETVIRWHRAGFWLHWRWKSRKKRARPRTEAEIRALIRRMARENPLWGAPRIQSELALLDCNGAESTVARYMDPSVGQRSIRPGPCLAPNRAGGILPYGQSASRRPALGTLARRRPES; encoded by the coding sequence GTGAACGTGATCGGGCTCATGCTCGGCTTCCTTCGCGCTGTCCTCCTTGCGCGCGCGGCATTAGTCGCCGAGAACCTGGCGTTGCGCCGGCAGCTTGCCGTTTTCCAGGTGTCAATGAAGCGGGCCAAGCTCCGGAAGTGTGACCGGCTGTTCTGGGTTTGGCTGTCCCGGCTGTGGTCGGGTTGGCGTTCGTGCCTGATGATCGTGAAACCCGAGACGGTGATTCGCTGGCATCGCGCGGGCTTTTGGCTCCATTGGCGCTGGAAGTCGCGCAAGAAGCGCGCTCGGCCGAGGACCGAGGCGGAGATCCGCGCGCTCATTCGCCGGATGGCGCGGGAGAACCCGCTCTGGGGCGCGCCGCGGATCCAGTCCGAGTTGGCGCTGCTCGACTGCAACGGCGCCGAGTCGACCGTGGCGCGTTACATGGATCCAAGCGTTGGCCAACGATCGATTCGTCCTGGCCCCTGTCTGGCGCCAAACAGGGCCGGGGGAATTCTCCCGTATGGACAGAGTGCGTCGAGACGGCCGGCGCTGGGCACGCTGGCCCGGCGCCGGCCGGAGTCGTAA
- a CDS encoding integrase core domain-containing protein encodes MDFFVVATVSFRLLYCFLMLRHDRHCVVYFNVTPRPTARWTAQQIVEAFPFDEAPRFLIRDHDGIYGQDFCERVKHLGIDEVVIAYRSPWQSPYVERVIGSIRRECLDHMLVLNEAHLVRILTAYFAYYHQARGHLSLGRNAPLPRKVEPPSHGRVIAIPQAGGLHHRYTRAA; translated from the coding sequence ATCGACTTTTTCGTCGTGGCCACCGTGAGTTTCCGCTTGCTCTACTGCTTTCTCATGCTGCGGCACGACCGGCATTGCGTGGTTTACTTCAACGTCACGCCGCGTCCCACGGCGCGTTGGACGGCGCAGCAGATCGTCGAGGCCTTCCCCTTTGACGAGGCGCCGCGCTTCCTGATCCGGGATCATGACGGCATCTACGGCCAGGACTTCTGCGAGCGCGTCAAGCACCTGGGCATCGACGAGGTCGTGATCGCGTACCGCTCGCCGTGGCAGAGCCCGTACGTCGAGCGCGTGATCGGCTCAATCCGGCGCGAGTGCTTGGATCACATGCTCGTGCTGAATGAAGCCCACTTGGTGCGCATTCTGACCGCGTACTTCGCGTACTATCACCAAGCGCGAGGCCACTTGTCGCTCGGACGAAACGCGCCGCTCCCCCGCAAGGTCGAGCCGCCCAGCCATGGGCGCGTCATCGCGATTCCGCAGGCAGGGGGGCTGCATCACCGGTACACGCGAGCGGCGTGA